Genomic segment of Truepera radiovictrix DSM 17093:
GAACTGATCATCACCGATTCCGGCGGGGTGCAAGAGGGCGGCGTGACCCTGGGCGTCCCCGTGGTGGTGCTGCGCAACGTGACCGAGCGGCCCGAAGGGGTAGAGGTCGGCGCCATCACACTCGCCGGCAACGACCCCGAACGGGTGCTCGTAACGCTCCGGACGCTCCTGGGTGACGAGGCGGCGCGCTCGGCGATGCGCGGCCGCCCCAACCCCTACGGCGACGGTCGCGCGGGCGAGCGCGTCGCGCGGGCGGTGGCGTGGCGTCTGGGCCTGGGGCCGCGCCCCGAGGACTGGCGTCCGCCCGCCTAAATCCTGGCTGAGCCACGTGTGGGCTTCCGGGCTAGCCTTAGGGGCGCGGTGTACGTGCGGCGAGGAGGTGTTTGAGCGCGACGGCGAGGGCGATGAGAGCAGCGCTCAGCGCGAACGTGAGCGCGACCGGCGTAGGGGCGCCGCGCAGCGAGAGGTAGACGAGCGCGGGGTAGAGGGCCGCCGTGACGAAGACCGCGCGGTCCACGCCGCCGGGCCGCGCGCGCCAGAGAAGGGTGAGCAGCATGAGCACCCCAAAGCTGCAAAGCCCCCCCAGCGGGTAGAGCGGCAGGGCGGTCCCCAGCGTGGTGGCGAGCCCTTTGCCGCCGCGAAACCCCACCCAGACCGACCAGAGGTGCCCGACGACCGCCCCGACGCTCGCGGCAGCGGCGGGTACGGGGAGGGCGCCTGGGGGCGACCACGCGGCGCCGAGGGCGCTCGCGAGCGCCCCCTTGGCGAGGTCGAGCGCCAACACGACGGCGCCGAGACCCCACCCGAGGTGCCGCGCGGCGTTCATCGCCCCCATGTTGGTCGACCCCACCGCGAAGATGTCGGCCCCCCTAAGCCGCGCGAGCAGCGCCGCACTCGGCAGGCCGCCGAGGAGGTAGCCGGCGGCGAGCGCGAGGAGCGTAGCGCCGATCATCGCGCCGGTTTACGGTGCCGCCGCCTGCGGCGGCGGCGTGGGCTCTGGCCCCTGGGTGGCCAGGCCGCTGAGGCTTTTCAGCTCACCGACGTGAAAGGTGAGGTAGCGCAGCAGGAGCGTCCAGTGCGCGCGGCGCGGCTCGAGCGGGCGCGCTAACACCTCGCGGACGCTCTGGCGGTGTAGCGCGATAAGGTCATCCACCACGGGCGCCGCTACGCGAAAGCCGCTCGCGCACGCCGCGCAGCTGAGCCCACCGGCGGCGACGTCGAAGCGCCCCTCCCCGGAGCCCTCCAAGGGGCCGCCGCAGCGGGCGCAGCGCGCGAGCCGCGGGGCGAGCCCCCCCTGTGCCAGGAGCCGCCACCCCATCACGAGCGCGACCGCCTCCGGGTCGGGGTGGCGGGAGAGGCCGCGCAGCGCGCCCGCGAAGAGGTGATAGAGCTGCCCCTCGAGCTGCACCTCGACCGCGAGCTTGTCGGTGAGTTCGGCGAGCACGTGCGCGTAGGGGTAGATCGCGGGGTCGCTGAGGCGGGGCAGGGCGCCGTTAAGCTGCACCTGGGTAATGAGGGCAAGCTCGTCCGAGCCTCCATTGCGGCCGTACTGCTGCACCGT
This window contains:
- the recO gene encoding DNA repair protein RecO; the encoded protein is MGKGRYTVREGIVLRRSELPSGDVVVTLLSETGKWRAVARKGKLVGGNLGKLSLFHDVTVQQYGRNGGSDELALITQVQLNGALPRLSDPAIYPYAHVLAELTDKLAVEVQLEGQLYHLFAGALRGLSRHPDPEAVALVMGWRLLAQGGLAPRLARCARCGGPLEGSGEGRFDVAAGGLSCAACASGFRVAAPVVDDLIALHRQSVREVLARPLEPRRAHWTLLLRYLTFHVGELKSLSGLATQGPEPTPPPQAAAP
- a CDS encoding glycerol-3-phosphate acyltransferase, with translation MIGATLLALAAGYLLGGLPSAALLARLRGADIFAVGSTNMGAMNAARHLGWGLGAVVLALDLAKGALASALGAAWSPPGALPVPAAAASVGAVVGHLWSVWVGFRGGKGLATTLGTALPLYPLGGLCSFGVLMLLTLLWRARPGGVDRAVFVTAALYPALVYLSLRGAPTPVALTFALSAALIALAVALKHLLAARTPRP